In the genome of Neodiprion pinetum isolate iyNeoPine1 chromosome 2, iyNeoPine1.2, whole genome shotgun sequence, one region contains:
- the LOC124211300 gene encoding uncharacterized protein gives MVATASGTVQILFDFTRGSDQAGSWSEHSDTVKPSGMSKAVMVTQKTQQFQRAILFTLFNPQPNGSGFASVRCDTSFDLSEFNSITVRCRGQGINTKYKMLLRHKGLDKDSAVYGQIFAAPEKEFATVRLPLAEFKPYHRGMELSLQTNPLDVTSITNVGLKVDNGQYLPENQPGVAALEIDWIKATKSAAT, from the exons ATGGTCGCCACTGCCTCCGG AACGGTGCAGATTTTGTTCGACTTCACGCGAGGCTCAGACCAGGCCGGAAGTTGGTCCGAACACTCGGACACCGTGAAACCATCCGGTATGTCGAAGGCGGTGATGGTTACGCAGAAGACGCAGCAGTTCCAGCGAGCGATACTTTTCACCCTGTTCAACCCACAGCCAAACGGATCCGGATTCGCGTCTGTCCGCTGTGACACCAGCTTTGATCTCTCGGAATTCAACAGCATCACCGTACGCTGCAGAGGCCAGGGAATCAACACCAAGTACAAAATGCTCCTCCGGCACAAAGGGCTCGATAAAGACTCTGCCGTCTACGGTCAAATATTCGCG GCCCCCGAGAAGGAGTTTGCAACAGTGAGATTGCCCCTGGCTGAATTCAAGCCGTACCATCGTGGGATGGAGCTGTCGTTGCAGACGAATCCGCTGGATGTAACATCGATCACCAACGTTGGATTGAAAGTGGATAACGGACAGTATCTCCCGGAGAATCAACCAGGTGTGGCAGCTCTTGAGATTGATTGGATCAAGGCCACAAAGTCAGCTGCAACTTGA